Proteins encoded together in one uncultured Desulfosarcina sp. window:
- a CDS encoding EFR1 family ferrodoxin (N-terminal region resembles flavodoxins. C-terminal ferrodoxin region binds two 4Fe-4S clusters.): MKINIIYFSQTGNTRKVAKTMTEVFNSENHTARTISFKNATQADFIDSDLIGVGAPCFESQAPSIITDYLNSLPDMDNKKVFVFSTSGGAPGRVLYDLAIPFMRKKADVLGGFLCRGTCFHPAPCLVGRFPDRPNEQDLLKSKEFAKNLLTHLSTGSKNLLPESRPDALKRGFSFYQIVGAILNDTLLRFLMPKPKVNEIKCTECKWCEKECPTGSMKLSPMPIVGKNCFRCYRCVTGCPENALSVTWGISNFIVWTLYNQTFEHWFGDIQKGERIY; encoded by the coding sequence ATGAAAATTAACATAATTTATTTTTCTCAGACCGGAAACACGCGTAAAGTCGCTAAAACGATGACAGAAGTATTTAATTCTGAGAACCATACCGCGAGAACAATATCATTTAAAAATGCGACTCAAGCTGATTTTATTGACTCCGACTTGATTGGTGTGGGAGCGCCATGCTTTGAAAGCCAAGCTCCTTCCATAATAACGGATTATCTCAACTCATTACCTGATATGGACAATAAAAAGGTATTTGTTTTCTCTACTTCAGGCGGAGCTCCAGGGAGGGTACTTTATGATTTAGCAATTCCATTTATGAGAAAAAAAGCGGATGTACTTGGTGGATTTCTTTGCCGTGGCACATGTTTTCATCCAGCTCCTTGTTTAGTAGGAAGATTTCCGGACCGGCCAAATGAACAAGATCTCTTAAAATCGAAAGAATTCGCGAAAAATCTTCTCACCCATCTGTCTACAGGCAGTAAAAACCTTCTGCCGGAAAGCAGACCTGACGCCCTGAAGCGCGGATTTAGCTTTTATCAGATTGTTGGAGCAATTTTAAATGACACACTGCTGCGCTTCCTTATGCCCAAACCCAAAGTTAATGAAATTAAATGCACAGAATGCAAGTGGTGTGAAAAGGAATGTCCAACAGGTAGTATGAAGCTGTCTCCTATGCCAATAGTGGGCAAAAATTGCTTCCGTTGCTATCGGTGCGTCACTGGTTGTCCGGAAAATGCATTATCGGTCACATGGGGCATTTCGAACTTTATCGTCTGGACACTCTACAATCAGACCTTTGAACATTGGTTCGGTGATATCCAAAAAGGTGAAAGAATTTATTAA